A portion of the Segatella copri DSM 18205 genome contains these proteins:
- a CDS encoding DUF6722 family protein produces the protein MWEKLSDYFLDISKYLITATFITTFVGDMGEELHWLIYLVSFILATGLFGFALYFDKKGKKEKEAKRKKYNKFNNKNRRM, from the coding sequence ATGTGGGAGAAACTGAGTGATTATTTTCTTGATATCTCCAAATATCTTATAACAGCTACGTTTATTACGACTTTTGTTGGAGATATGGGGGAAGAACTGCATTGGCTTATTTATCTGGTCAGTTTTATCTTGGCAACGGGACTTTTCGGGTTCGCTCTGTATTTTGATAAGAAAGGTAAGAAAGAAAAAGAAGCAAAGCGTAAAAAATATAATAAGTTTAATAATAAAAATAGGAGGATGTAA
- a CDS encoding adenylate kinase, which translates to MKNIVIFGAPGAGKGTQSDKMIEKYGLGHISTGDVLRNEIKNGTELGKTAKGYIDNGQLIPDELMIDILANVYDSFGKDHAGVIFDGFPRTTPQAEALKKMLSERGHKIAAMIELAVPEDELMARLINRGKESGRSDDNEETIKKRLNVYHTQTAPLIDWYEKEGIHHHIEGLGTVDEIFARVCNVIDNL; encoded by the coding sequence ATGAAAAATATCGTAATTTTCGGCGCTCCAGGTGCAGGTAAGGGCACACAGAGCGACAAGATGATCGAGAAGTATGGTCTCGGTCACATTTCTACAGGTGATGTACTTCGTAACGAAATCAAGAACGGTACAGAACTTGGTAAGACAGCTAAGGGTTATATCGACAATGGTCAGTTGATTCCAGACGAGTTGATGATTGACATCCTCGCAAACGTATACGATAGCTTCGGTAAGGATCACGCTGGTGTAATCTTCGACGGTTTCCCACGTACCACTCCACAGGCTGAGGCTCTGAAGAAGATGCTTTCTGAGCGTGGTCATAAGATTGCTGCAATGATTGAGTTGGCTGTTCCTGAGGATGAGCTGATGGCTCGCCTGATTAACCGCGGTAAGGAAAGCGGCCGTTCTGATGATAACGAGGAGACTATCAAGAAGCGTCTCAATGTTTATCATACACAGACCGCTCCGCTCATCGACTGGTATGAGAAGGAAGGCATTCATCACCACATCGAGGGTCTCGGTACTGTAGATGAGATCTTCGCTCGTGTTTGCAATGTAATCGACAATCTCTAA
- the obgE gene encoding GTPase ObgE, giving the protein MAESNFVDYVKIQCRSGKGGKGSMHLRHVKYQPNGGPDGGDGGRGGSIYLRGNHNYWTLLHLKYQRHFFAEHGGNGGRDKCHGTDGKDIYIDVPCGTVVYNAETGKFVCDVAYDGQEVLLLKGGRGGLGNFQFRTSTNQAPRYAQPGEPMQEMTIIMELKLLADVGLVGFPNAGKSTLLSAVSSARPKIANYPFTTLEPSLGIVDYRDHQSFVMADIPGIIEGASEGKGLGLRFLRHIERNSLLLFMVPGDTDDIKKEYEVLLGELKNFNPEMLDKHRVLAITKCDLLDEELIEMLKETLPTDLPVVFISSVTGQGIQELKDVLWKELNSESNKLQEITAEDTLVHRDKDMSRFQQELAAEGEDVVEYIDEDEIEDVDDLDDFEYE; this is encoded by the coding sequence ATGGCTGAATCCAATTTCGTAGACTACGTAAAGATACAATGCCGCTCTGGTAAGGGTGGCAAGGGCTCCATGCACCTGCGCCACGTAAAGTACCAGCCTAACGGCGGTCCTGACGGTGGCGACGGCGGACGTGGAGGAAGCATCTATCTCCGCGGCAACCATAACTACTGGACGTTGCTGCACCTCAAGTATCAGCGCCACTTCTTTGCCGAGCATGGTGGAAATGGTGGCCGTGATAAGTGTCATGGAACCGATGGCAAGGATATTTATATCGATGTGCCTTGCGGTACCGTGGTATATAATGCCGAAACAGGCAAGTTTGTATGCGATGTGGCTTATGACGGGCAGGAAGTTCTGCTCCTCAAGGGCGGTCGTGGCGGATTGGGCAACTTCCAGTTCCGTACCTCTACCAACCAGGCTCCTCGTTATGCACAGCCGGGCGAACCTATGCAGGAGATGACCATCATCATGGAACTCAAGCTCCTTGCCGATGTAGGTCTGGTAGGTTTCCCTAATGCCGGTAAGTCAACTTTGCTGAGTGCCGTATCAAGTGCCCGTCCTAAGATTGCAAACTATCCGTTTACTACGCTCGAACCATCGCTGGGTATCGTAGATTATCGCGATCACCAGAGTTTTGTCATGGCTGATATTCCTGGCATCATCGAGGGAGCGAGCGAAGGAAAAGGTTTGGGCTTGCGATTCCTCCGCCATATTGAGCGCAACTCTCTGCTGCTCTTCATGGTTCCGGGCGATACTGACGACATCAAGAAAGAATATGAAGTATTGCTGGGCGAACTGAAGAACTTCAATCCGGAGATGCTCGACAAGCATCGCGTGCTGGCTATCACCAAGTGCGATCTGCTCGACGAAGAACTGATTGAAATGCTCAAGGAAACCTTGCCTACCGATCTTCCGGTGGTCTTCATCTCGTCTGTTACCGGACAGGGTATCCAGGAACTGAAGGACGTGCTCTGGAAGGAACTCAATTCAGAGAGCAACAAGCTTCAGGAGATTACTGCCGAAGATACGCTTGTTCACCGTGACAAGGATATGTCTCGCTTCCAGCAGGAACTGGCTGCAGAGGGCGAGGATGTAGTAGAATATATTGATGAGGATGAAATCGAGGATGTTGACGACCTCGATGATTTCGAATACGAATAA
- a CDS encoding bifunctional ADP-dependent NAD(P)H-hydrate dehydratase/NAD(P)H-hydrate epimerase, producing MKIFTSAQIHELDKYTIEHEPISSLNLMERAAKALKRAIEEEWSNRTPVVVFAGPGNNGGDALAVARMLSEDGYDVSVYLFNVQNKLSADCLANKKRLLDAKRVKFTEITTNLDPPKLNAETLVVDGLFGSGLNKPLAGGFAAMVKYINQSPAKVVSIDIPSGLMTEDNSYNIHANIIRASLTLTLQQKKLSMLMADNQQYLGRLRVLDIRLSQEFIQNTECQCRILEENDIRPLLKSRSDFAHKGSMGNALLIAGSYGMSGASVLATKACLRTGAGKVTAHTPKRNYEIMQISVPEAVLQMDAEETIFSEPVDTEMFDALGVGPGLGQNETTAIALIAQLRRATCPLVIDADALNILSSHRAWMQQLPKNIIMTPHPKEFDRLAGNASSSCTERLMKASELAERLQAYIILKGHYSALCHPDGKIDFCSTGNSGMATAGSGDVLTGIITGLLARGYKQEDACRLGMHLHGLAGDLAAKDLGKESLIASDIIQYLPKAFLRLEE from the coding sequence ATGAAGATTTTCACAAGCGCTCAGATTCATGAGTTGGATAAATACACCATTGAGCACGAACCTATCAGTTCGCTCAACCTGATGGAACGTGCAGCCAAAGCGCTGAAACGCGCCATAGAAGAGGAATGGTCTAACCGCACTCCAGTAGTTGTCTTCGCCGGTCCGGGTAATAACGGCGGCGATGCGCTTGCTGTGGCGAGAATGCTCAGCGAGGATGGATATGATGTAAGTGTATACCTCTTTAATGTGCAGAATAAACTGTCGGCAGACTGTCTTGCCAACAAGAAGCGTCTGCTGGATGCAAAGAGAGTGAAATTTACTGAGATTACCACCAATCTGGACCCTCCTAAGCTCAATGCAGAAACGCTGGTGGTGGACGGACTCTTTGGAAGCGGACTCAACAAACCATTGGCTGGCGGATTCGCCGCGATGGTGAAATATATCAACCAGAGTCCTGCCAAGGTTGTAAGCATCGATATCCCTTCGGGACTGATGACCGAGGACAATTCCTATAATATCCATGCCAACATCATCCGTGCCAGTCTGACCCTTACCCTGCAGCAGAAGAAACTGTCGATGCTGATGGCGGATAACCAGCAGTACCTGGGCAGACTGCGCGTTCTCGACATCCGACTTTCCCAGGAATTCATCCAGAATACGGAGTGCCAGTGCCGCATACTCGAAGAGAACGACATCCGTCCGCTCCTGAAATCGCGCAGCGACTTTGCCCATAAAGGCAGCATGGGTAATGCGCTGCTCATAGCGGGAAGTTACGGCATGAGCGGCGCTTCGGTATTAGCCACCAAGGCTTGTCTGAGAACCGGTGCAGGCAAGGTAACAGCCCATACCCCAAAACGGAATTATGAAATCATGCAGATTTCGGTACCTGAAGCGGTACTGCAGATGGATGCTGAAGAAACCATATTCAGCGAACCGGTAGATACAGAGATGTTCGATGCGCTGGGCGTAGGTCCCGGATTGGGACAGAACGAAACAACAGCCATCGCCCTCATCGCCCAACTGCGCCGTGCTACCTGTCCGCTCGTCATTGATGCCGATGCGCTCAATATTCTTTCCAGCCACAGGGCGTGGATGCAGCAGTTGCCAAAGAATATCATCATGACACCTCATCCGAAGGAGTTCGACCGGCTTGCCGGAAATGCGAGCAGCAGCTGTACCGAAAGACTGATGAAGGCAAGCGAACTGGCAGAACGACTCCAGGCATACATTATATTAAAGGGACATTATTCTGCACTCTGCCACCCTGACGGAAAGATTGATTTCTGCAGTACGGGCAACAGCGGTATGGCTACAGCAGGCAGCGGTGATGTGCTGACAGGTATCATCACCGGTCTTCTGGCAAGAGGATACAAACAGGAAGATGCCTGTCGACTGGGTATGCATCTTCATGGTCTGGCTGGCGATCTTGCAGCCAAAGATCTGGGTAAAGAGAGCCTCATCGCCAGCGATATTATCCAGTATCTTCCGAAAGCATTTCTCAGATTGGAAGAATAA
- the hpt gene encoding hypoxanthine phosphoribosyltransferase, producing the protein MSIVKIKDKSFKTSIPEAEILKKVQVVADRLNKDYEGKTPVFLAVLNGAFIFAADLMRMITVPSEISFVKYASYEGTFSTGSMKTLMGLNQDLAGRHVVIVEDIVDSGFTMAHMIEDLKKMNPASVEVCSLLVKPGNLKVDLDINYAVMKIPNDFIVGYGLDYDQEGRNLRDIYTIVEE; encoded by the coding sequence ATGAGCATAGTAAAGATCAAGGATAAGAGCTTCAAGACATCGATTCCTGAGGCTGAGATTCTGAAGAAAGTACAGGTCGTAGCAGACCGTCTGAACAAGGACTATGAAGGCAAGACCCCTGTGTTCTTGGCAGTATTGAACGGCGCATTTATCTTTGCAGCCGACTTGATGCGAATGATTACCGTGCCAAGCGAGATTTCATTCGTGAAGTATGCTTCTTACGAGGGTACCTTCTCTACGGGCAGCATGAAGACCCTGATGGGTTTGAACCAGGATTTGGCAGGCCGCCACGTGGTTATCGTAGAGGACATCGTAGATTCCGGTTTCACCATGGCTCACATGATTGAAGACCTGAAGAAGATGAACCCAGCTAGCGTTGAGGTTTGTTCCCTCCTCGTGAAACCAGGCAACTTGAAGGTTGATCTTGATATCAACTATGCTGTTATGAAAATCCCTAACGATTTCATCGTGGGATATGGATTGGATTATGACCAAGAAGGCAGAAACCTCCGCGACATCTACACTATTGTAGAAGAATAG
- the pgeF gene encoding peptidoglycan editing factor PgeF translates to MIKEYQVAAGVKAFSTTRKGGVSQGNYGEFNINEFCGDNAEHVAENRKRLATELGIDTAHIIMPHQVHGVEVRNIAGEFLTMPENIRKMVLEGVDAVMTDQKGVCIGVSTADCIPVLLYDEEHHAVAAIHAGWRGTLARIVHKTIQEMAFTYHTDPKKLKAVIGPGISLDHFEVGDEVYEAFEQAAFPMEEIAEQRPNAAFSVDPAERERLAAEGNIMQPLKWHLNLPLCNRQILLHCGVAEENIQDCGICTFAHSDEYFSARKLGIESGRIYTGILLK, encoded by the coding sequence ATGATCAAAGAATATCAGGTAGCCGCTGGTGTCAAGGCTTTCTCTACTACCCGCAAGGGAGGAGTGAGCCAGGGCAACTATGGCGAATTTAATATCAATGAGTTTTGCGGTGACAATGCAGAACATGTGGCTGAAAACCGCAAGCGTCTTGCCACAGAGTTGGGTATTGATACAGCCCATATCATCATGCCCCATCAGGTGCATGGAGTAGAGGTGCGCAATATTGCCGGTGAGTTTCTCACCATGCCTGAGAATATCCGCAAGATGGTGCTCGAAGGTGTAGATGCCGTGATGACTGACCAGAAAGGTGTATGTATCGGTGTTTCTACTGCCGATTGCATCCCTGTGCTTCTTTATGATGAGGAGCATCATGCTGTGGCAGCCATCCATGCCGGCTGGCGTGGCACGCTGGCTCGCATCGTGCATAAAACCATTCAGGAGATGGCGTTTACCTATCATACTGACCCGAAGAAGTTGAAGGCTGTGATAGGTCCGGGCATTTCGCTCGACCATTTCGAGGTGGGCGATGAAGTTTACGAGGCGTTCGAGCAGGCAGCTTTCCCTATGGAAGAGATTGCCGAACAGCGTCCTAATGCCGCCTTCTCGGTTGATCCTGCTGAGCGTGAGCGTCTGGCTGCTGAGGGTAATATCATGCAGCCGCTGAAATGGCATCTCAATCTTCCGCTCTGCAACAGACAGATTCTTCTGCATTGTGGAGTGGCCGAAGAGAATATCCAGGATTGTGGCATCTGTACCTTTGCCCATAGCGATGAGTACTTCTCTGCCAGAAAGCTGGGTATCGAGAGTGGCAGAATCTATACAGGCATCTTGTTGAAGTAA
- a CDS encoding transcriptional regulator, whose translation MKLKNDIVNLIVRVEHHLCPQYCGVVDRRRVIAFLLLTISELIIIPYHIMLFLLVKEPYGLSLCGLHTFVFCILQFLVWKRKIAFVKGISSLYLLMFAKLALDSVFCINFGFANDDLSVICNLFVVFILAITALSQTLYKTCTIITVGTIPMLLIYLFSTPLMQALFSMKAVFLSFMMLVYVAVYNMSIVTKGLRPPKRMTRVENKALNMLADLKDNEPEAAESLMKRLTPDVRQKIITHASEHLFNEELNRVAWDQVCDGLTFSEKEICKLILQGHTLKEICAELNKSESNITSQRCHIRKKLNMDRRDDLRRTLEVRFYDAQKQVKKSEAENS comes from the coding sequence ATGAAACTGAAGAATGACATTGTAAACCTGATTGTGAGGGTAGAGCATCATTTATGCCCTCAATATTGTGGTGTGGTAGACCGTCGACGCGTTATCGCCTTTCTACTTCTGACGATAAGCGAGCTGATTATCATACCTTATCATATTATGCTCTTTCTGCTGGTGAAAGAACCTTATGGTTTAAGCCTCTGTGGCTTGCATACATTCGTGTTCTGCATCCTGCAGTTCCTGGTCTGGAAACGGAAGATAGCTTTCGTGAAAGGTATTTCTTCTCTTTACCTTCTGATGTTCGCCAAACTGGCTCTTGATAGCGTATTTTGCATCAATTTCGGTTTTGCTAATGATGATTTGAGCGTTATCTGCAACCTGTTTGTCGTCTTTATCCTGGCTATTACAGCGTTGAGCCAAACTTTGTATAAGACTTGCACCATCATCACGGTAGGTACGATACCTATGTTGCTGATATACCTGTTCAGCACTCCGCTTATGCAAGCTCTTTTCAGTATGAAGGCTGTTTTCCTGAGTTTCATGATGCTGGTTTATGTGGCAGTATATAATATGAGTATTGTAACCAAGGGGTTGCGCCCGCCGAAACGGATGACTCGGGTTGAAAACAAGGCGTTGAATATGCTTGCCGATTTGAAGGATAATGAACCGGAAGCAGCAGAAAGCCTGATGAAGCGTCTGACTCCTGATGTCCGGCAGAAGATTATTACCCATGCTTCTGAACATCTGTTTAATGAAGAATTGAATAGAGTGGCATGGGATCAGGTTTGTGATGGTCTTACGTTCAGCGAAAAGGAAATATGCAAGCTGATTCTTCAGGGGCATACTTTAAAGGAAATTTGTGCAGAACTCAATAAGAGTGAATCAAATATCACCAGCCAGCGTTGTCATATCCGCAAAAAGTTGAATATGGACCGTCGCGATGATTTGAGGAGAACCTTGGAAGTAAGGTTCTATGATGCGCAGAAACAAGTAAAAAAGTCAGAAGCCGAGAACTCCTGA
- a CDS encoding DUF3575 domain-containing protein — MKKRILIALVALGSLICPALAQEAAVKTNLLYDATTTMNLGVEFGLSPKWTLDVSGNYNPWTFSKNKKWKHWLVQPEARYWFCNKMMGSFIGFHALGGSHNIGGMDLDFKFLGTDFSKLKDYRYEGWFIGAGVAYGYAWTLSKHWNLEAELGVGYIYSKADKFNCAQCGDKLEDDKAHNYVGPTKAALNLVYVF, encoded by the coding sequence ATGAAGAAAAGGATTTTAATTGCGTTAGTAGCACTCGGCAGCCTAATCTGTCCTGCTCTAGCGCAGGAAGCTGCGGTAAAGACCAACTTGCTGTATGATGCAACGACAACCATGAACTTGGGTGTTGAATTCGGTCTTTCTCCTAAATGGACACTTGACGTATCCGGAAACTACAATCCTTGGACGTTTTCAAAGAACAAGAAATGGAAACACTGGCTCGTTCAGCCAGAGGCCAGATACTGGTTCTGTAACAAAATGATGGGTTCATTCATCGGCTTCCATGCCTTGGGTGGATCTCACAACATCGGTGGCATGGATCTTGACTTCAAGTTCCTGGGCACTGATTTCTCTAAGCTGAAAGACTATCGGTATGAAGGATGGTTTATCGGTGCAGGTGTAGCTTACGGCTACGCTTGGACTCTCTCGAAACATTGGAATCTGGAAGCTGAACTTGGTGTAGGCTATATCTACTCTAAGGCAGATAAGTTTAACTGTGCTCAATGCGGAGATAAACTTGAAGATGACAAGGCACACAACTATGTGGGCCCGACAAAAGCAGCCCTCAACTTAGTGTATGTTTTTTAA